From Methanomassiliicoccales archaeon LGM-RCC1, one genomic window encodes:
- a CDS encoding methanol--corrinoid methyltransferase: MAVTRYTSMAYESADDMVMGHSKHPVSYGFGLKLGAGYVVPEINYAPRPGTEKDPEKLRKEYVDYITKDILDRAVTVGFPNVQLETEWVSQMNQAKLSAPVVAGQEEMCEKYHEEYGLNCGTRQTIPDQREADHGLRPGMDTVHAYPEKFFECCDIACENGADNLSVESVGGKEFADYAVTNGDIVAFLYGVGYLGSIDMTWTWEQMVDIAKRNHCTPGGDTNCSGANVSMFMAGGMMDQDVQRTFSAVTRAIASARTLCAWECGALGPDKDCGYEGPIVKAIAGKPTTQEGKNCQCAHCDLQGNLIAQCCDLWSNESVEYHPEFGGTSVQCWFGSIGYEAALMNTAIQLKQEKTLRDLYMYADRYRGPEGYILAYDHAWEIGKAIAENGNDLYLRSRAAGIKAAEILLKGYESKELGLTVKQLETLQDIHKKLTALPEDTDKFTEWAHKEYKEIVPNYNLKNYGL; encoded by the coding sequence GGCATACGAGAGCGCAGACGACATGGTAATGGGGCACTCTAAGCACCCCGTATCCTACGGATTCGGTCTGAAGCTCGGCGCAGGATACGTCGTCCCTGAGATCAACTACGCCCCCAGGCCCGGAACCGAGAAGGACCCCGAGAAGCTCAGGAAGGAGTATGTAGATTACATCACAAAGGACATCCTCGACAGGGCTGTCACCGTCGGATTCCCCAACGTCCAGCTGGAGACCGAGTGGGTCTCCCAGATGAACCAGGCCAAGCTCTCCGCACCCGTCGTCGCGGGCCAGGAGGAGATGTGCGAGAAATACCATGAGGAGTACGGACTCAACTGCGGTACGAGACAGACCATCCCCGATCAGCGTGAGGCCGACCACGGACTCAGGCCCGGGATGGACACCGTCCACGCATACCCCGAGAAGTTCTTCGAGTGCTGCGACATCGCATGCGAGAACGGAGCCGACAACCTGTCCGTCGAGTCAGTCGGAGGAAAGGAGTTCGCAGACTACGCCGTCACCAACGGAGACATCGTCGCTTTCCTATACGGTGTCGGATACCTCGGATCCATCGACATGACCTGGACCTGGGAGCAGATGGTCGACATCGCAAAGAGGAACCACTGCACACCTGGTGGAGACACCAACTGTTCCGGAGCGAACGTTTCCATGTTCATGGCCGGAGGAATGATGGATCAGGACGTCCAGAGGACCTTCTCCGCCGTCACCCGTGCAATCGCATCCGCCAGGACCCTGTGTGCCTGGGAGTGCGGAGCCCTCGGACCCGACAAGGACTGCGGTTACGAAGGCCCTATCGTCAAGGCCATCGCAGGAAAGCCCACCACACAGGAGGGAAAGAACTGCCAGTGCGCACACTGCGATCTGCAGGGTAACCTCATCGCTCAGTGCTGCGACCTCTGGTCCAACGAGTCCGTCGAGTACCACCCCGAGTTCGGAGGAACATCCGTCCAGTGCTGGTTCGGATCCATCGGATACGAAGCCGCTCTGATGAACACCGCCATCCAGCTCAAGCAGGAGAAGACCCTCAGGGACCTGTACATGTACGCTGACAGATACAGAGGACCCGAGGGATACATCCTCGCATACGACCACGCCTGGGAGATCGGAAAGGCCATCGCCGAGAACGGAAACGACCTCTACCTCAGATCAAGGGCGGCCGGAATCAAGGCTGCCGAGATACTGCTCAAGGGATACGAATCCAAGGAGCTTGGCCTCACCGTCAAGCAGTTGGAGACACTCCAGGATATCCACAAGAAGCTCACCGCCCTTCCCGAGGACACTGACAAGTTCACCGAGTGGGCCCACAAGGAGTACAAGGAGATCGTCCCCAACTACAACCTCAAGAACTACGGTCTCTGA
- a CDS encoding isopentenyl phosphate kinase, whose protein sequence is MILIKLGGSVITDKAQYRSFKQEQTARLCKEIASAGVGVMIVHGAGSFGHMIAKKYSLQYGLKDFGQIPAVAQVQHDVRDLSAMVTQELIKVGLPAVSVPPGSCFVMDKGRLIVNEPEALKALAHIGIMPVLFGDVVADRSYGFAICSGDQAMEVIADIFKPSKIVFVSDVDGLYTADPKKDQNAKLIEYADSSMLDKLDSELSVADVTGGIKGKVEEMIRMCGDDGECILVNGTVPGRLEALLKGEEVPCTKVRP, encoded by the coding sequence ATGATACTTATCAAGCTCGGCGGAAGCGTGATTACCGACAAGGCCCAGTACAGATCCTTCAAACAGGAGCAGACTGCTAGGCTTTGCAAGGAGATCGCTTCGGCTGGCGTAGGTGTGATGATCGTCCACGGGGCCGGTTCATTCGGCCACATGATCGCCAAGAAGTACTCCCTTCAGTACGGACTGAAGGACTTCGGACAGATCCCTGCCGTGGCACAGGTTCAGCACGACGTCAGGGATCTGAGCGCCATGGTGACACAAGAGCTCATCAAGGTCGGTCTTCCTGCGGTCTCGGTCCCTCCGGGATCCTGCTTCGTCATGGACAAGGGAAGGCTCATCGTCAACGAGCCCGAGGCATTAAAGGCACTGGCCCACATAGGCATCATGCCTGTCCTGTTTGGAGACGTCGTGGCTGACCGGTCCTACGGTTTCGCCATCTGTTCCGGGGACCAGGCCATGGAGGTAATAGCGGACATCTTCAAGCCGTCGAAGATAGTCTTCGTATCGGATGTCGACGGCCTCTACACAGCGGATCCGAAGAAGGATCAGAACGCCAAGCTGATAGAGTATGCCGACAGCAGCATGCTCGATAAGTTGGACTCGGAGCTGTCCGTGGCGGACGTCACTGGCGGCATCAAGGGCAAAGTGGAAGAGATGATCAGAATGTGCGGGGATGACGGAGAGTGCATCCTCGTCAACGGTACGGTGCCCGGCAGGCTCGAGGCGCTGCTCAAGGGGGAGGAAGTCCCCTGCACCAAGGTTAGGCCGTGA